The Paenibacillus sp. FSL W8-0426 region GACGACGAATCGGCGGACGATTCGCTGGACCAGGAGCGTGCGCTTCTGCCGGAGTTGCACCAGGGCCAGAGCGTGACGATCCAGCGCTGCCACATCAAAAGCGGGCGCACCATGCCTCCGAAACGGTACACGGAAGCCGCGCTGCTGGCGCAGATGGAAAAACACGGACTCGGCACGCCAGCTACGCGCGCGGACATTATCGAGAAGCTGGTCAGCTCCGACACCATCGATCGCCAAGGCAACAGCCTGCACCCGACAGGCAAGGGCAAACAGCTGATCGAACTTGCTGCGCCGCAACTGCGCACGCCTGAGCTGACCGCCCGTTGGGAAGCCGAATTGGAGCGCATCGCGAGGGGACAAGGCAAGCCTGAGCCTTTCCTGCAGGGCATCCGCACGATGGCACGGGAGCTTGTATCGACCGTCAAGGGGAGCCAAGCCGAGTACAAACCGCATAACGTCTCAAACAGCCACTGCCCGGACTGTAATGCAAGGTTGCTGGAGAAGAAGGGCAAGCGGGGAAGGTTTCTCGTTTGTCCGACAGAGGATTGCGGTTATCGCCGTTCGGCAGAGAAACAGCTGTCCAATCGCCGTTGTCCGCAGTGCCACAAAAAGATGGAGCTGAAGGAAGGCAAAGCGGGAATGTTCGTGCGCTGCCTGCCTTGCGGCATTACCGAGGTGCTGGACAAGGACAAGAAACATGTGAACAAGCGCGAGCAGCAGAAGCTGGTGAAGCAGTATTCCAAACAGGAGAGCCTGGGTTCGAACCTTGGCGACCTGCTGAAAGCGGCGCTGGAGAAAAAGGGCGAATAGGTTTTAGACTAGACGCGGATCTACGCTCTTGGCCCAATAGGATGCATGATGCGGTCGGCCGCATTCGCCGTCAGGACGTTCTGGCGGCAAAGCGGTCGCGGTATTGTTTCGGCGTGACGCCTGCATGCTTTTTGAATATTTTAATGAAATAACTTTGGTCGTGGAAGTTCAACAGGGGATAAATCTCGCTGAGACGATAGTCGGTAAAAACGATTAAATGTTTCGCTTCTTCAATCCGCTGTTTTTGAATGAACGTCTTGAGAGCCTCTCCCGTCTCGTCCTTGAATTTCCTGGACAGATAGGAGGGGCTCATTTTGACATGCGCTGCCAGTGTGCCTAAATCGAGGTCCTCATACAAATGCTCAAGAACATACTCCTGGCACATCAGGATATCCCTGGAAAAATGGGCTCGCTGAACGCGTTCCACCCGTTCCGTGAATTCAAGCAGGATCTGTTCCAACACAGGCTGAATGGAATCGATGTGAGGCATGCTTTCCACGTATTGAATGAACGTGTCGCTAAGCGTCAGTGCCACTTCCGAATACAATCCCCCCTCAATCGCTGCGCGGGTGCCCATCGTAATGGCCGCGATGATGAGGTTTTTTTTGCTGCGCAAATTGTCGGTTTTGGACAAGGTCCCATAGATTCCGTCCATGTTCACATGCTGGTTCAAGTAACGGAGCATCTTGACTTTGTTCCCCAGACGGATTTGTTCGAAAATCTTTTTCTCTGCCAGATAGGACTTATGGTAAAGGCTGTTCTCCCTTTGTTCCATGAGCGATATCTCGAGCGCATCCGCTTTGTGTTCTTCGTTCGGAAGCTGATCGTCCTCCAGTCTTTCGTTGTACAGAAGATAGTGCAATAGCGATGCGGTATGGATCAGTTGTCCGGGATCGGGCGGCTGCAATATTGCAGGCTCCAGGTGCTGGTCCATCGGATGAGGGTCCAAAAACTTGCGATAATTAGGCCACAGGATGAGACGGCCCTCGCCCATTTCGTGAGTGGTTAGGGGCATGACGATCATTTGATCCGCCTGATTGTTGATATTCACCAATTGTATCGGTTTCCGGAACTGGACGGATTGGATGGAGTTCAGCAGATCGGCAGGCGCCTTCTTCAGGTTCGAACGGGAAATGCGAAACCCGCCGAAAGACCACAGCTCATCCGAGCCGGGATACATATAAAAGACGGGAACGCGAGTGGCGTTTGCAACCAATTGAGAGGCCTGTTCAAGGGAAGTGATGGAGATCGGCATAAGATTAGAGCCTCCTTGTATGCACGAAGTCGAAAAAACACCTTTTTTCGCAAATAAATACCATAAATATAAGAGAGATCATTTTATATTTCAAGGGGACGTGCCATGAAGGTTTGGATGTAAAGCCAACCTTGGATATCCGTGTGCAACAGTTTGCATGATATGACTTAAGAGATAAGTGATAAGTACCTTTTGAGCCTTGAACTTAAATGCGGGGAGTCGATAAAGATGTATTTGGTTGTGGACATTGGCGGTACATTCGTGAAATATGCGTTGATGAGTTCCGGAGGGGAAATCCTGCATAAAGATAAACGCCATGTGGGCAGAACAAACCTGCAGGAGCTGGAAGATGTGTTATATTCGGTAATTGACGCACAGGACCTGTCCGACATTAAGGGCATCGCCCTGAGCTGTCCGGGAACGGTCGATGTGGATACGGGCGTCATCTACCACGGGGGCAGCTTTCCGTTTTTGCATGAAGTGAATTTGCGGAAAATGATTCATGATCGATACGGAATCGAAGTGTCCATCGAAAACGACGGCAAATGCGCGGCCCTGGCCGAGCTGTGGCTCGGCAGCGTCCGCCATGTGAGCAATTCGATCGTGCTTGTCCTGGGCAGCGGCATCGGTGCGGGGATCATCGTGGACGGCAAGCTGCATCGGGGAGCGAACCTGTCTGCCGGAGAAGTCAGTTACATCATGAGCGACGTGGCTCCGGTGACGTGGGAGGCGACGTATTTTGGCCTGGAATGCTCGGCGGTGGAAATGGTGCGTACCATCGGCATGATGAAAGGGTTGGAAGACCCGACGGATGGCGAAGCCGTGTTTGAATTCATTGTGAACAAAGACCCTGAAGCGACAAAAGTTTTTGATAACTACTGCCTGAACGTGGCTGCACAGATCATGAATTTGCAATATGTCCTTGATCCGGACCTGTTTGCCATCGGGGGCGGAATCAGTGCCCAGCCTATCCTTATCGAGCGCATTCGGTGGGGTATCGACGAAATCAAACGAATCAACCCGTTCCATATGGCAAATCCCCAAATTACGGCCTGCGCATTCAGAAACGATGCCAATCTGTATGGAGCATTATATCATTTCATCGTGCAAAGGGATCTGAAGACGCGCAGCGCTCGGACATCATAACGCGTCGTTCGGAACTGGACGGGCTCAGGATAACGCAGCGGGGATGTACTGACCGGAACGTCTGAATAAGTTACCTCTTTTTCAGGAAACGTAACGGTGGGAGGTGACTTGCAAATGCCGTATCATAAGCCCGAAAAGATTCATAATCAGCAAAACAAAGACAGTATTAAGGAAGAAAGCATCGGTGCGCGCCCGCAAAAAGCAGGCAAGAGAGTGCCCAGCCTGAACGGGATCCCGAAACAGGAATCCTAGGATTGCATCTCGCGGCTCATCGGCTGCCCGTAAAAAGGAGAGGTCAAGCTTTGTAGTTTGGCCTTTCCGGGATTATAATGAGGGTACAGGGAGATGTCCCGGGTTAGGGGGGCCGCTTGCAACATATGCAAACCGGAATCATTGTATGGTTTATTTTCATTAACGTGGTCGGTTACCTCGTCATGTCGGATGACAAAAAAAGAGCCCAGCGCCGGAAGGACCGCACACCGGAACGAACGTTGTTCTTGCTTGCCTTTATCGGCGGAGCGTTGGGTGTATGGATCGCGATGTACCGCAAAAGGCACAAAACCAAACATCCCAGTTTCGTGATCGGAGTACCGCTGCTGTTGTTCCTGAATGCAGTCATTTATGGATATTTTCTTTGGTAGACAAGCGGGACCTACCGAGGCTAAGGGCATGTTGCCTGTGATTCAATCGCTTGCGCAAGGTTTAAAGGGTGTTACATAACAAGGAAGGGACGGATGTTCATGTTATTCTCCAAAATTTTGGTTGCCTATGACGGTTCCAAAGCTTCAAACAAGGCTCTTGATCGTGCCATCGAGCTGGCAAAGGCGTCACCGGGGGCCGTAATAGATGTCGTCCATGCCTATGATTTTCCGCGCGTATTTATCGGTGAAGGACTGGCACCGCTGCCGCCATCGCTCAATAACGATTATTACAATCTGGCGGTGCAGACGACGGATGAGGCGAAAGAGCGTATCAAAGCTGCAGGCGTGACGGCAAATGTCGACCTGATCCAAGGGGCCGCTGCCGAGGTGCTGCTGGATTATGCCAAAGAGAACGGTTCCGACGTGATCGTGATCGGCAGCCGGGGGCTCGGCGGGATTCGCGAATTCGTACTGGGCAGCGTAAGCCATAAT contains the following coding sequences:
- a CDS encoding AraC family transcriptional regulator; this encodes MPISITSLEQASQLVANATRVPVFYMYPGSDELWSFGGFRISRSNLKKAPADLLNSIQSVQFRKPIQLVNINNQADQMIVMPLTTHEMGEGRLILWPNYRKFLDPHPMDQHLEPAILQPPDPGQLIHTASLLHYLLYNERLEDDQLPNEEHKADALEISLMEQRENSLYHKSYLAEKKIFEQIRLGNKVKMLRYLNQHVNMDGIYGTLSKTDNLRSKKNLIIAAITMGTRAAIEGGLYSEVALTLSDTFIQYVESMPHIDSIQPVLEQILLEFTERVERVQRAHFSRDILMCQEYVLEHLYEDLDLGTLAAHVKMSPSYLSRKFKDETGEALKTFIQKQRIEEAKHLIVFTDYRLSEIYPLLNFHDQSYFIKIFKKHAGVTPKQYRDRFAARTS
- a CDS encoding universal stress protein, with protein sequence MLFSKILVAYDGSKASNKALDRAIELAKASPGAVIDVVHAYDFPRVFIGEGLAPLPPSLNNDYYNLAVQTTDEAKERIKAAGVTANVDLIQGAAAEVLLDYAKENGSDVIVIGSRGLGGIREFVLGSVSHNVVQHARIPVLVVK
- a CDS encoding DUF1294 domain-containing protein, with translation MQTGIIVWFIFINVVGYLVMSDDKKRAQRRKDRTPERTLFLLAFIGGALGVWIAMYRKRHKTKHPSFVIGVPLLLFLNAVIYGYFLW
- a CDS encoding ROK family protein, with translation MYLVVDIGGTFVKYALMSSGGEILHKDKRHVGRTNLQELEDVLYSVIDAQDLSDIKGIALSCPGTVDVDTGVIYHGGSFPFLHEVNLRKMIHDRYGIEVSIENDGKCAALAELWLGSVRHVSNSIVLVLGSGIGAGIIVDGKLHRGANLSAGEVSYIMSDVAPVTWEATYFGLECSAVEMVRTIGMMKGLEDPTDGEAVFEFIVNKDPEATKVFDNYCLNVAAQIMNLQYVLDPDLFAIGGGISAQPILIERIRWGIDEIKRINPFHMANPQITACAFRNDANLYGALYHFIVQRDLKTRSARTS